The stretch of DNA AATaagacagggttaattagtaatctcacaCTAAAAGATCCTTTGGGGAAAAGTGATCACAATGCAGTTAAATTTCATATTAAGTTTGGCAGTGTACTTGGGAcaaaaacaagaatcttaaacgtAAAAGTCAATGACATAGATATGAGGGGGGAGCCGGCTCAAGATTGGATAAATAGATTATAAGGTTGCGGTGGTAAATATTTAAAGAAAGGATTCAAAATTTTCAACAAAAATACAatccattaaaaacaaaaattcagCAAGAAAGATAATCTGTGACTTATTAGGGAAGTTACAGTTGTACTAGATTAAAGAAGAATCTTATAATGTTGTGAAGAATAGCACtaaatctgaggattgggagagttttagaAATGTGCAAAAGTTGATCAAAAACATGGGAAATGATTTTTTGGATTGGCACGCGGGCATGAGCAGTGGGCCCGGAGTGGCCAGGGAACAGATCGCCGACCACAATCAgtccccgactgcaatttcatactggctggctaattaacagccagccagcgtgaagcgtgTGCCAAAAtgatcagcgctgcctgggttaggggtgggaggagggcgtgcgctgaagtcagcgcagaGGAGCACTCATAGAAAGCTCACTGAAGGCAGAGAGCAGTTTCAGGGAGTTGAAGACTTCAAAAATATCAAATAAAGCTTTTTAAATCcggcaaaaaatgtccatgcaacaCAAGCAGTCATCTGAGCATAGACataaaaattctgtgcatagatttttattttttaatttaataacggaaacctcaccccacccttggatgaggtttcctgaaaaatgcaaaggccacctggccaattcgcccacctgccaactgtaatGAACGGGTAGCGAAAAATCCTGgttaattgcgccattaatgggcttaatagccctcttaattgtcggcgggcgcgcttccaaGTTTAGCacgtgcctgctgactgaaatatcgtgcaagtgcgtaataacgttgggacgctcgcccgacatcatcacatgctattttatgctcgagcgtgTCGGGCACACGCCTGCCTGCTCAGcaaaaaaattctggccatgatggAAAGGGCCAAATAGAGTGTAAGAGTAAACTAGtaagcaggaaattggagttgacgtagacgatcagccatgatcatactgaatggtgcagTGGGCTTAAAGGGCCTTATGGTCTAcacctgctgctatttcttacaTTACTAGTCTCAATTAAATGAGTCTGCAGTTCCCCTCTACTATTCCCTTTAAACTGTTCATTCAGCCCATAAAACCTGCATCCAATTCTCCTAGAGGAGCAACATAAAATGCCCCCTCCTCTACTTCAGATAACtatctcactgccccctcacccacACGCCACTTACCCCCATCCCATAATAAAGTTTCTCACCATCCTATCAAAACTGTCAAGACTATCATCATCAGGCCTCCCACTGGCCCCTCCTCCCTAACAACTAACATGCTCGTCTTTTAGCACTTTATTCTATCATCTCtgatctcttttttaaaaatcctcatcATTCATCATCCTCAATACCCATGTCAACTTCTCCACCAAGATTCCTCCTATTTCTCTTCATGTAGAGGTTAGGGGAAGTGGCCCTTCAACTTCAGCAAATTTCAACCTACAACTCAACTGAATCCCTTCTCTGCAAGGCTTTCCTGATTGTCATACCATAATCTTGGAGATCACCTCAACTTTGTCATCTCTTATGGCCTCAAATGAATCTAGAGATCGCCATTACTGATCAGGCAATCTTTGACTCTTTATcaaccactcactctcacgcattgcctcaaattctacttttctcGCTAAATGCTCATGGAAAAAATTTGCCCTTACTTATGGCTATCCATCCGTCAAAACatctgctgatgctgttgttgatCTACTTAACTCACTTTTTCACCTCTAACTTCAACACCTTTACTTGCAACAAACCAATCAATATCAACAATTCTCATCAGCCCCACATTCACTCTTAAAAAATCTCAAAATCTAGCTATTTGATCTAATGTTTAGTTACCTCTCCTAATCTTTTTTGTCTTGGTTTGGCATCTATTTTCATCACACCcatttgtgaagtgccttggggcactTTTACATGAGacatgctatataaatccaagttgcaGTAATCGCAGTATATGTAGTTATGCAACTCTAAAGAATCTAGAGACTAAACACATAAGTGGGTACATCTCTTCAAGGTAATGTGTTTATTCTATTATACATGGAAGATAAACTAATCAAaagaatgaggacaatgaaaggcACGCCATAATGCACTAACTTTCAAATTTCTAAAAGTATCAGAAAATACCTTACCCAAATACAAAACTCACTGCATATCTTTTGTTTCCTGCAATGTTTCCTGAAAACAAAAAAATTCAGAAATATTAAAAGTGAACATACTTCTGAAAACACAAGGATTAATTAAGCAGGATATCCAAGCAGAATACATCTAAAATGTAAAATATCTTCTCTAACAAATGGCTTAGAAGTATATAGGCAATCGTCAGTACAACCAGCCACCAAGGCAGAaagtctgatgaaaggtcacagctttgaaacattggctggaattttgtcCTCACAACTGGCCAAGGGTGACCATATCTCGGCCATCTCCAGAACCTGGAGCCGCATTTTATGGAGGTCAGGCAACTAAGTGATTAACCTTTGGGGTTTCCAACCCTAGGAACTGCAGGCCAATTGAAAGGCCAGCAGCTCAGTAGTCccggcagcagcatcaggaatggTGGCCAtgctgagactgcacctggaagagAAGGAGACCCTGAAAGGACGCCACCTTTCCAACTAGGTAAGTGGACCCTGGGGGGccggggccagtcaggcaggccccagCGAGGAGGAGGTAGGGTTGGTGAGGGCAGGCACAGCTGTTGCTGTGTTGGGGCTCTTTGCGGTCCAAAGAGTGCCCAAAAGGAGGTCCCCGACCTCACTGGACAGTCTCCCCACAAGCCAAGGTGCCTTCCTACCACCGCCACACGCCCAccaaaacacacacccccccccccgactgccACTAGTAAATGCTAGCAGAGATGGAAAGGACGAAGCCCTCAATTGGCCACATAAGTGGCACAACTGTCCTCTCAGCGAGAGGGCCATCTGGCATCTACCCCATAGCTGGCAAAATAGCATGAAGTTGAAAGGACACTCCACCCCTACCTTTCCTTGTCATCTTATGGTCCTCCCTGCCTCCGAGCCCATCCCAAAGGCAGGTAAAATTCAGCTTCCTTCTCAACATAAGTTCCAATGTTATTTGACCTTATATTATACATGTCTAAAACACATCCATTCCATTCTGATCAGATGAATATAACTTATGAAGCAACTACACAAATCTACCAGTTTCAAGTTTACTCTTCTGCCTAGGAAACTTGTAAGACACTATTGACATCAGCTCTTTCAGTAACAAGTGTTCACAAAAAGGTTACATGATTTCAATAAAAAGTCTCTTATCAAAGTTACACATTACTTCAAATACTATGCTACAATAAACCTGGGAGTTTTTCAAAGACAACGTATACTTGCATAGTACCTTAACATAATGGAACGTCCCAAGACATTTCACAGGAACATTTTGGAACAAAATATACATGAAACCacattaaggagatattaggttagatgaccaaaagcttggtcaaagaagtaggtttgaaggagtgccttaaagaggaaagaaagataaagaggcagagaagtgtaggGTGAGAAagagcaactgaaggcatggccaacaatagtggagcaattaaaattggggatgctcaaggggccagaattagatgaacacagatatctcggagggttttgaggcaggagaagattacagaggtaTGGAGGGGCGAGGCCTtgaaaagatttgaaaacaagagtgagaactttaaaattaagACATTACTTgaatgggagccaatgtaggtcagtgagcacaagggtgataggggaatgggacttggttagagttaagacatgggcagctgggtttggatgaccttaagtttacagagggtagaatgtgggagatcagccagaGTGCCAGAATACTCAAATTTAGAGGTAACAAGGGGTTTCGACAGCTGAGATGGAGCAAAGTTGGGAGATTTTACGGCAGTGGAAATAAAATTGCAGAATGACTGATAactgaaaagcaaaatacttagAAAACTCAGGAATACTTCTATTTATCTATGTGACAAAAAACAACCAAGTTTTGTTGTTTTAAGTGAATCGCTCTCCAACCTTTCACTTACCTCTTTTACGTCCAGTTTTCCTGGTGAGTTTGGTATTTCCTGGCTGTCTGAATTTACACACGTATCTGCCTGGATACTAGCACCATCTGGAGGTGCAGAAAGCAACACCTTTTGATCATTGGCATTGGATTTAGGATCAACATGTGTAACACGAAACCTAGGAGGATAAAACAATAGGATTGGGTCACCCACACAAGTACAAATACAAGTTTGATATTTACATCTTAGTGAATCCCTCTTTCCATCTAGACACCAATTTCTAATTCCTTGAAAAATGTACTACTCTCCAAATGAAAATACACTCAATGCAATGCGTCCCTTTGCACTGTGTCATGAAGACTGAGGTTGAGAATTTGCCATGATACAGAACTCAACTTGTAATACAGTGTTCAGTTTGCTGGCAAAGAAATTAATTTTACCCAACAGAAGCCCACAAGGATTAAATGTGCATTAATGTAATTCACTAATGGTTCTCTTCTACACAGGCCAACAACTCCACACAAAGCAAAGACCAAAACCATTGGTTCCGACTTACAGGTGAACAGTTGCTCCTCGAGGTACTGACACCAAGACTTCAGGGTTAGACGTGGAGAATCTGATATACTCTTCACAGTTGGTAGCCCTTTTCATACCCAAGGAGTCAGAGTCATTACAgtgcaggaggtggccattcagcccattgagtccattgagtccatgccagctctctgtcgAACagtccagttagtcccattccccgcCTCtgtcctcatagccctgcaagtttatttccctcaagtccctatgcaattttgtttttaaagcaGTGATCATCTCTGCTTCTTCTTGGATCCtcatgggcagcgagttccaggtcactaccacttgctgcataaaaaagctcttcctcacatCCAACTTGTATTTCTTGCCCAAAGCCTTAAATTTGCATCCCCTAGCCCTCgtatcatcagctaatgggaagagcTTCTCTTTGCCAACCTTACCTAAAGCTGTTATAATGTTGCACGCCTCAATCAAAACACCCTCGATCTTCTTTGTCCcatggagaacaatcccagcttctctaacctaGCCTTATAACTAAAattccccatccctggaaccatcctggtaatctccctcacacacttgcATCCTTCTTAAAGTATGAAGTCCAGAACTGACCAGATCCAATGTTTAACCAAGCTGATACTAACCCTCCCATTCCATGAGCCTTaatttgttaaccagccttttgtgttatactttgtcaaacactttttaaaaaaattcatgtgGACAATATCAACAGCATTCCCTTCATCgatcttttctgttacctcttcaaaaaattcaattagattagtcaagcatgatctgtctttcacaaatctgtgctggctacCCTTAATGAATTTAAACCTCTCCATGTGCCTattgatttttttccctgatgactattttaaaaatcttaccCACAACTTATGTTAAACTGTATGGTCTGTAATTACTAGGAATATCTTTACACCATTTCTTGAACAATTTGCCACTTACTAATCCTCTGGCACATCTTCTGAACCTAGGAGAGATATCTCCATTCCCACTTCCCTTAGCAACCTGAAATGCAAGCCATCCagaccaggtgacttatccactctTAAGCACAGCAAGTCTTTCCAGTATGCCTTATCAATTTTCACTCCATCCATTACCTCTATTACCTCCGCTAATACTGATACTTTGTCCACATTTTCTTTTTTTAGTTAACACTAAGACAAAGTACTCTAACtattctagccttgccctgcACCTCAAAGCATATATCACCTTCTTTGTCTTGAATAAGCCCCACCCTGCCTCCTACTACccgcttactatttacatgccagGAGAACATTTTTGGGTTGCTTGTTATGTTAATTGACATTCTATGATACATGACGTGCTATTGCATTGATGActttataaactggaaaaatactTGGGTGCTAAGAGCTCAATTTAATGCTGCAATAGAATGTTTACACATTtaatataaagaaaaataaaaagatactTATACTtatattggaggcagtacagcaaagctTCACTACAGTGGTcactgggatgagaggattgatTATTTTGAAATGCTGAGTAAGTCGGGtaaattctctggagtttagtaaaatgagaggtgatctcattgaaacattcaagaatatgaaggggcttgacagggtagccgGAGAGgtcatttcccctggctggggaatctagaacagggggcatagtttcaggataagaagctggtcatttaggactgagatgaggagaaatgtcttcactcaaagggttgtgaatctttggaattctctactccagagggttgtggatgtgccATCATTGAATGTACCTAAGACTGAGGTCGACAGATTTCTGGTCTCACAGGGAattgagggaaatggggagtgggtaggaaagtggagttgaagcccaaggtcagctataatcataatgaatggtggagcaggcttgacgagCCGTATGGTATTCTCCTCCCCCAATTCTTATGGTCTTACGTTCTTACATAGGACCTTTAAAATCACAGGATACCTCAAAGCAATTTAGTCAATAAAGTACcgttgaagtatagtcactaatTTTTTCTCATTCTTGGGAGATGagaatcactggcaaggccagatttattgcccatccctaattgcccttgagaaggaggtggtaaGCTGCTTTCTTGTTCTGCTGTGGTCCAGGTACACGTagagtactgttaggaagggagttccaggattttgacctagcgacaataAAGAaaaggtgatatagttccaagtcaggatggtgtgcaacttggagaacttgcaggtggtggtggtgtttccatgcacctgctgcccttatcttggtttgtcatccaagcaagtggaaatCCCCTTTTGGGGTTTTGGGGAGCAAGGGGGGGTGTCAGGATAGGAGTTGctcactacagaattcccagcctctgaccgactgttgtagccacagtctcCCAgcctgaggcctggggcagatcagccatggtcttattgaatggtggggcaggcttgaagggctgaatggtctactcctgctcctatttcttatgttctgacccactgttgtagccacagtattttcagttcagtttatggtcaatcgCAACTCCAGGATGCTGTTGGTCAAGCATTCAGTGATGCTcaagctattgaatgtcaagggaagatggttgtagtatctctggttattgcctggcacttatgtgtcATGTATGCATGTgccacttgtcacttgtcagacaagtctgaatattgcccaggtcccgcatgcaggcatggacagcttcggtatctgaggagttgcaactgCTACTGATTGCACCCTTGTGCAAGAGGTCAGcaaacatttccacttctgaccttattttggaggaagatcattgatgaagcagctgaagatgcttgggcccaggagactagcctgaggaacttctgcaccAATTTTCtggtgctgagatgattggcctccaacaacaaaATCCATCTGCCTGTATATCAAGTCTGACTCcaacagcggagagttttctccaattcccattaacttcaatttcACTAGAattccttgttgccacactcagtcaaatgccggCCTTAATagcaaggacagtcactctcatctcacctctggaatgcAGTTCTTTTGCCCATATTTGGACCAAAACAGGAATGAGTTCTGGAGCTATGTAATCCCCAATTTTGAGCTGCTGAGTCTATTCTGAGTCTATCCAATTTAGCGcaatggcagtgccacacaacacgatgaagggtgTTCTGGGTGTGAAGACTAGAATTCATTTCCACATGGTGTGTGTGGTGATCACTACTATCAACACAGTCATGGACCAATGCATTtgagacaggtagattggtgagatcAAGATCAAGGAGGTTTctccctcttattggttctcgCAGCACTTGATGCAGGTCCTGTTTAGCAGACACGTTTTTCAGGGCTCAGCCAGCTAGGTCAGTAGTAGTAGCAAAAAGCCActtttgatgatggacattgaagttcccccaccagagcacattctgtgcccttgccactctcagtgcttcttccaagtggtgttcaacatggaggagcactgatacaTGAGTGAAGGAATGTGGTAGTTAGCAATCAACAGCAGgattccttgtccatgtttgacctgatatggAAAGAATTCATGGGGTTCAGAGTGAACGTTGAGGGCTTGAAGTCAATGAAAATTAGGGGAACCCTCCTAGCATAAAGGAATAATTGTGGTTAGAGGTCATTCATCTTAGCCCCAGTATACAGCAGCAGGTATTCTTCAAGCCCGTCCCTTAGGCCCAACATTGATGACCTTCCCTGCACCATAAAGttagaagtgggatgttcaccgATTGGCGCTGAACATTGcgcattcatggctcctcagatactgaagtggtccATGCCCGCATGCAAGACCTGGCCAACATTCACGTTTGGGTTGATAAGTGATAAATGGCATCTGCGTCacaaagtcagaaggttgtgggttcaaatcgcattccaggacttgagcacaagaaCCTAGGCTGACTCGCCAGTGTTTTAtggaggaagtgctgcgctgttggaggtgccatctttcagatgaggtattAAACCGAAGCCCTGTCCACTCTCTAAAGTGGGAATAAAAGATCTCAtcatactattttgaagaagagctgaagAGTTATCCCCAGcctcctgatcaatatttatccctcaatcaacatcacaaaaacagattatctaatcaTTATGAATTGTTGTTTGTAGGGCCTTGCTGTGTacagattggctgctgtgtttactaaattacaacagtgattatacttcaaaagtacttaattagctatAAACTACTCTGATCCAACCTAAGGTCACGAAAGAcgttataaaaatgcaagtctttcttttgcacaaatgccaggcaatgacctggATCTTCAACAGAGCACTtaatcaccccccctcccccttagtaatcaatggtattaccatgaCTGAATCCCCCCACATCCTAGTGGTGACCACTGGCCAAAATCTTAACCAgaccaaccacataaatactgtggctacaagagcagatatCTAATGAAACATTAGCTTTGTTTCCCTCATCACATATATTGCCAAacttgagtatttctagcattctctatttttacttcagatttccagcacctacagcattttgcttttgtgattAACTCAAGGGTCTTACTGAACCAGTTTAACAATAACACCCTAATGCTTATCATAATTAACTTTTACCCTATATTTCTCCTGGTAATAAATTTACCCAAAATTATGAAATTTCTGCATTCATCAATATGAAAAAGTAGGGGGTTATAAACTGCTATGTAATATTTTCCCTCTGGAGGTGGATCAAACACTGGCAGGCAAAACCACGCTTATTGCATCACAAAGTCATCTCAAAACAGTTTGGACACAAAAACCTCAAAGCATGGTTCAGACTGTTATAGTGACACAAGGCAAGTCAAATCGCTAGGCACCAGGCTCATTTACTCTGCAAGAGGCAGAAAGCCTGTTCACTTCTACACTCTGTCAGCCATGCCTATTAAAGACACTCAAAGTTAGTTAAAGGTcatttcctcccacccctctcttttCACCTCTCCTTATAGAATCTATGCTGAGATCCTTCAACAAAGGTCATGTTTTTCCAGATGTCAAGTTGTTAGAATTTTCATTAATTTGAGATTCCCAGAACTTGTTAAATATTTCAGCTTTATATAGAATCAGAACAATAAAGTATAAAAGGGAGCCATTCAGCCAGCTGTGCCTGCTCTTTGGTAAAGCTAttaaattaatcccactcccctgctttttgcCTATCAGCTGTGTAACATTTTTCTTTCCAAGTATTGATCCAATTCGCAGTTACTATCTAATCTGTTTCATTAACTTCTCAGGCAATGCTTTTCAGATCACAACAGCTCActgcaaaaaaataaaaagagttcCTTGGGTTCtttgccaatcacattaaatttgtgtcctctggttactgactttcCTGGCACTGGAAGGAGCTTTTCCTTATTAAGGATCTCCGTCAATTCTCCTCTTGATCATCTCTGTTtgaaagagaacaaccccagcttccccaatctttccacataactCAAGTCCCTCATCTGGGTGTTATTCTAATAAATCTCTTGTGTAACCCCTTCAAGGCCTTGACATTCTTCCCAAGGTATGGTGTCCAGAATTTAACACTATACTCCAGCTAAGGCCTAACCAGTCTTCATATAGGCTTAGCATAACTTTTTTATTCCAAGACTGTGTTGATTAAGGCAAAGATCCCATTTTCTTTTGAACAGCCTTCCAGGATTTGCATTAACATACTACTGTTCAtgcacccctttaaaattgtataatttattttatattgcttttCTTCATTCTTCACACCAGATTACTTCACAatcctctgcattaaatttcatctgagtGTTTTTAATTTAGCACCTCCTTATTTGCATTTATTATTTATGTACACCAGAAGTTTACCTAATGCAATTTGGATTCCTTTGGTGTTGGTATCTTTTTACATTTAATTAATTATTCTGATTATTGATATATTTTCTTATTTACCGTTACCCCCTTGGTTTAATTTACTTAGCATCTCCTTCATCCTCTGCACCAAATTTCCATTCGTCAGTTTTCTGCCATCACTCTCTTTAGCAAGGAACTCCGTTTGGCAGATTCACTTAACTTTCACCCAGCTCTGCACTTAAAACTCTCCAGACAGTTTCCACATATAAAATATTAAGTCATTTTACAACAATAGGATGGCACAGCTTGTAATTTGATCGTACAGAATCACCATTACATTATAGATCAAATTAGGTGGAAAGCATATATAATAATTTAAGTTTTCGGTAATTTCTTTTACCTTCCCACAGCAAATAATGTGACCTCTCCAGCTCGACTCCTTCTGAAGTCCTTTGACCTCTTTGGCTTTCGATGGCTGCAGCGTGAGCAAGTGCTTTTCCCTGCAACTCCACCAACTGTATGCAGATGATGCCCATGAAAAGAATTATCTGTTAGACTTCCAGTTGGCGATACAGGGCTGGCAGGACTTTCAGGGGTAACAGGACTAGGAGGACCATTGGGACTTGTCAGGCTtgagagggagaaaaaaatggATGGAAATTAATTGTCAACATACAATATTAGAACTATTCACAATGTTATGATTGGCAAACAAGCTTCTGTGCAGTTTAACATTCGTACAAATGGTTTTCTAACCAAATTATTTCAAATGCATTTAAATAACATGTCTTTAAAATAGTGGTCTGACTATGGGTCAGACACTAGCCTTTCACCTCTGGAATAGAAATAAATTTTCTTGTCTTCTAAATGCAAGAGTCCATAAGAAATGGGTTTGGCCAGTTCAACAGAATTCCAAGTGAGGGATTAGCTTTCAGGACAAAAATAACCACTATGTCAGCACTAATATGGCTTTCAGGAAATAAAAATGGTGCAGTAAGAAGTGCTCTTATGAAACAGGGGATGAGATATTTTTTGGATAGAATGGAGAGAGCCTGCAACTGCTATGCTATAACGGACTTGGAAATTTTTGAAGACAACACTGGAAAGAATCCCAATCCCCACCACTAATATAAACAACACATTTTTAAAGTAGTGAATCATCAGTAAAAGCAATCTAGATGGGGTAAAGTAGCAAACGTGAACCTTCTGAAAGATCTACTTGGAACCGGCATAGCTGAGAATTCAAAGTGCCTTATCATaattatattttatatttaatttcTGAATTCATTTATATTTTTATACCCTCAagatccatgttaatatattctCCCAAGATTACTTTTCTGCTCCATGACCCACCACTTACCTGTACCTAATTACGCCTTGTAGCAAACATCTGCATTTATCTATAGCAAAAGTATTATCTATTTTGTCAATTTTTTGAATTAGAAACTCCTACATCCATTTTTGGAATGAAAAGTGCCCATATTGTAATTACACCTTTCCCTATCACCGCCACCAGTCCTACCCAACCACTGCAATACAAAGTTTGCAACCCCACTGCCCGGAGTGGTTATAATATAACTGTTGTAATTATATCCTTTAATACCTTCATTAATAATTTTACTTGAAGCCTAATGTTTGGACTAGATACGTTTGCCCAGAAAAATAACCACTGAAAGCAGGTTCTGCAGTTTGAACATACCTAGTTTATACCATCTACTAAGATGTGGCCACTGCATTTCCGCTAGCCCAGTGCCTCTTCCGTGGATCCAGCAAAATCTATTTGtttgttttaaaatatatttgaagGCATGCTACAGGATAAATTTCAAAAGTTTTATCCAGGTAACATTTATTTTgagctttatttttaaaatgtatgcaAGCACAAGCATTTTCAGATAAtgagagattggggagagagTAAAGGAAAAGAGAGCAAAACTGGAACTTACAGATGCACTTGCAGAAACCAAAGAACACCAAATATAATGTTTACAGAGATCTCTTAAAGACTTACAAACCAATGCTGCCAGAATCCTGGGAAACTTCCACTCAGTGTTGTCAGGCCAATGCTTTTTCCCTCCCCTCTCAAATGTTGATACTCCAAGTGCCACCCCACTTTCTGTCAAATTACAAATTCCTCTCCACAGTTCTTAGATGCAAAGTTTCCCCTGCACAACACAGCCAGACCAAAGGGTCCAACCATGCTACCAAATTCCACTACATTTACACTTTTCACAGGGCAGAAATCTCCCCCAGTTGGGGAGGGGGAATTGTACAGGGGCAGGCACAaacccgattggtgcccccaatcgggggtgtgccgccattttacgtgggcgggccaattaaggcctgcccagcgtgatgcgtgtccggaagcgctgagcgctccctgtgcaggtgggaggaTTCCCCGAGTCAGGGCCATGCaagcgaaagagtgcagaaatctccctgaggcatggagatgCCTAAGGGAGATTACgttaaggtttaaaaatttaaatcaaggaaaggaaatattttaagatatgtcccctcatgtgacagtgtcacatgagctgggacatgctcatgaattttgattaaaaattttatttaattaatgaaaccttcatgaaacct from Carcharodon carcharias isolate sCarCar2 chromosome 1, sCarCar2.pri, whole genome shotgun sequence encodes:
- the rell1 gene encoding RELT-like protein 1 isoform X2, translating into MESHSVEQVLTQNKTSNAHPEYIAFVVVPVFFLTGLLGILICHILAKKGYRCTTDRESECEEKIAEAQIDFHDSSECNADTVGQMVHYIMKNPANAEALHAMLDHSPESLTSPNGPPSPVTPESPASPVSPTGSLTDNSFHGHHLHTVGGVAGKSTCSRCSHRKPKRSKDFRRSRAGEVTLFAVGRFRVTHVDPKSNANDQKVLLSAPPDGASIQADTCVNSDSQEIPNSPGKLDVKEETLQETKDMQ
- the rell1 gene encoding RELT-like protein 1 isoform X1: MESHSVEQVLTQNKTSNAHPEYIAFVVVPVFFLTGLLGILICHILAKKGYRCTTDRESECEEKIAEAQIDFHDSSECNADTVGQMVHYIMKNPANAEALHAMLDHSPESLTSPNGPPSPVTPESPASPVSPTGSLTDNSFHGHHLHTVGGVAGKSTCSRCSHRKPKRSKDFRRSRAGEVTLFAVGRFRVTHVDPKSNANDQKVLLSAPPDGASIQADTCVNSDSQEIPNSPGKLDVKEETLQETKDMQRKYFSQEQMGGAMDFSE